The following proteins are co-located in the Tachysurus vachellii isolate PV-2020 chromosome 17, HZAU_Pvac_v1, whole genome shotgun sequence genome:
- the zgc:122979 gene encoding dnaJ homolog subfamily B member 5, whose protein sequence is MVLIWTQFGVKHKNVKCKVRVIHGEESWTSDEAHEDPEIPSPPSSPVCLDHYAVLGVSSDSNEEEIRRAYKRLALRYHPDKNPDADAEEKFKQIAQAYEILTDPEKRSLYDQQGLSKGQMSSAKADPTPSGPKVDAHAWRIFFNFEFDSDEDLFNPFLKNPQPHLGRHHSKAGSHPGGATEVHDLYVSLEDILTGVTKRVKVTRLRPTDKNTLQPEERVIDVEVKKGWKEGTKITFPGEGQGVSGHGPNDLTFVVKEKKHSHFKREGSNIVYTATITLREALCGCTISVPTLDGQSKPVPCSDVVKPGSVRKLIGEGLPRAKNSAQRGDLLVEFQVVFPERIPPSSKEIIKHSLGQC, encoded by the exons ATGGTTCTCATCTGGACGCAGTTTGGCGTGAAGCATAAGAACGTCAAATGCAAGGTGCGAGTGATCCACGGCGAGGAAAGCTGGACCTCTGAT GAGGCGCATGAGGACCCTGAAATACCCAGTCCTCCTTCTTCACCAGTGTGCTTGGACCACTACGCTGTGTTAGGGGTGTCGAGCGACTCAAACGAGGAGGAGATCAGACGTGCATATAAACGCCTAGCACTTCGCTACCATCCTGACAAAAACCCAGATGCGGATGCAGAGGAGAAGTTCAAACAGATTGCACAAGCCTATGAGATCCTTACAGACCCTGAAAAGCGCAGCCTCTATGACCAACAAG GTTTGTCTAAGGGACAGATGTCTTCTGCAAAAGCAGACCCAACACCCAGTGGCCCCAAGGTCGACGCCCATGCCTGGCGCATCTTCTTCAACTTTGAGTTTGACTCAGATGAGGACCTCTTCAACCCATTTCTGAAGAACCCTCAACCCCACCTTGGTCGTCACCACAGCAAGGCAGGGTCCCACCCTGGGGGTGCAACCGAAGTGCATGACCTCTATGTGTCTCTGGAAGACATTCTGACAGGTGTTACAAAGCGTGTGAAAGTCACCCGGCTCCGGCCCACAGACAAGAACACACTTCAGCCAGAGGAACGTGTGATCGATGTAGAGGTGaagaaaggatggaaggaagggaCAAAGATTACCTTTCCAGGGGAGGGACAAGGTGTGTCAGGCCATGGCCCGAATGACCTCACGTTTGTGGTCAAAGAGAAGAAGCATAGCCACTTCAAACGGGAAGGGTCCAACATCGTCTACACAGCCACCATAACGCTtagagag gcATTATGTGGCTGTACTATTAGTGTCCCCACCCTGGATGGACAGTCAAAGCCTGTTCCCTGCAGTGATGTCGTCAAGCCTGGGTCAGTGAGAAAATTAATAGGGGAGGGACTTCCTCGGGCAAAGAACTCAGCCCAGCGCGGTGACCTGTTGGTTGAGTTCCAGGTGGTGTTTCCTGAGCGTATCCCACCATCCAGCAAGGAGATCATCAAACACAGTCTTGGACAATGTTAA
- the thbs4b gene encoding thrombospondin-4-B, with amino-acid sequence MTGRMQLLVAISLILSLSSAVDAESTVYNLLTSPDCLPDLLHGGLAEQRVTELFLLATFRLQPRTGTTVFGLYNPRDNSKYFEFTILGKLNKATLRYLNLDGRVVTVTFNNLKLADGEKHHLLFHLKGLEVPYNPASFPPGQATLPVPGVELHLDCRLVETLRDLPAVFNGLSNKHGVELKTMQKKGQEELEELKLAYGDSIENVASLQGCHTHQSDSVQTLGLNTKQLTNQMLELTKVINELKDVLVQQVKETAFLRNTISECQACGLGGTTVKQQCAPGVCFRPDMCIETVDGVECGPCPDGYTGDGYSCDDVDECQFNPCFPGVKCVNTAPGFRCEACPNGYTGQPVEGVGVAFAQTHKQVCDDIDECSGMNNGGCTANSICLNSMGSYRCGGCKTGFTGDQLRGCKPEKSCGNRLQNPCDPNAQCIEERDGTITCQCGIGWAGNGYLCGKDTDIDGYPDEKLRCRDPTCKKDNCVLVPNSGQEDADSDGHGDACDPDADGDGILNEQDNCWLKPNVNQINSDKDSHGDACDNCLTIENPDQRDTDSDGLGDACDDDMDGDGIKNFLDNCQRVKNQDQKDRDRDGVGDACDSCPDIPNPNQSDIDNDLVGDSCDTNQDSDGDGHQDSKDNCPLVINSSQLDTDKDGLGDECDDDDDNDGIPDFLPPGPDNCRLVPNPDQTDDNNDNVGDICESDFDQDKVIDRIDNCPENAEITLTDFRAYQTVVLDPEGDAQIDPNWVVLNQGMEIVQTMNSDPGLAVGYTAFSGVDFEGTFHVNTVTDDDYAGFIFGYQDSSSFYVVMWKQTEQTYWQATPFRAVAEPGIQLKAVKSKTGPGEHLRNSLWHTGDTNDQVRLLWKDPRNVGWKDKVSYRWYLQHRPQVGYIRVRFYEGTKLVADSGVTIDTTMRGGRLGVFCFSQENIIWSNLKYRCNDTIPEDFQEFSTQPILYPL; translated from the exons atgaCAGGGAGGATGCAGCTTCTCGTAGCCATATCTCTAATTCTCAGTTTAAGTTCAGCTGTGGATGCTGAGTCGACCG TGTATAACCTCCTGACATCACCGGATTGTCTGCCAGATCTCCTGCATGGAGGTTTAGCAGAACAGAGAGTAACAGAGCTCTTCCTGCTTGCAACATTCCGCCTGCAACCCCGAACTGGAACCACAGTTTTTGGGCTCTATAATCCACGAGACAACAGCAAATACTTTGAGTTCACCATTTTGGGCAAGCTGAACAAAG CTACACTACGTTACCTAAACCTTGATGGCAGGGTGGTCACTGTAACCTTTAACAACCTCAAGCTGGCAGACGGAGAGAAGCACCACCTCCTTTTTCACCTGAAAGGCCTGGAGGTTCCATACAACCCGGCTTCTTTCCCACCTGGCCAGGCAACTTTGCCAGTGCCAGGGGTGGAGTTGCATCTGGACTGCCGATTGGTGGAGACATTGAGAGATTTACCAGCAGTATTTAATGGGCTCAGTAACAAACATGGTGTGGAGCTGAAAACCATGCAGAAAAAAGGACAG gaggagctggaggagctGAAACTGGCTTATGGTGATTCGATAGAGAATGTTGCATCACTTCAGGGCTGCCACACCCACCAGAGTGACTCTGTACAGACACTAG GGCTCAATACTAAACAGCTGACCAACCAGATGCTGGAGCTCACCAAAGTTATAAATGAGCTAAAAGATGTACTAGTTCAACAG GTGAAAGAGACTGCCTTCCTCAGAAACACAATCTCTGAGTGTCAAGCATGTG GCCTGGGTGGTACTACAGTGAAGCAACAGTGTGCTCCTGGTGTATGTTTCCGTCCTGACATGTGTATCGAGACGGTGGATGGGGTGGAATGTGGCCCCTGTCCTGATGGATACACTGGAGACGGCTACAGctgtgatgatgttgatgaG tgtcAGTTTAACCCCTGTTTCCCGGGTGTGAAATGTGTAAACACAGCCCCAGGGTTCCGCTGTGAAGCATGTCCTAACGGCTACACCGGCCAACCAGTGGAAGGTGTGGGTGTAGCATTTGCACAGACGCACAAACAG GTGTGTGATGACATTGATGAATGCAGCGGGATGAATAATGGAGGCTGCACAGCCAACTCTATCTGCCTGAACTCTATG ggctcATATCGCTGTGGTGGCTGTAAAACAGGATTCACCGGTGACCAATTGAGAGGCTGTAAGCCAGAGAAGAGCTGTGGGAATCGGCTGCAGAACCCCTGTGATCCAAATGCACAATGCATTGAGGAACGAGATGGCACTATCACCTGTCAG TGTGGTATTGGCTGGGCAGGAAACGGGTATCTATGTGGAAAGGACACTGACATTGATGGATACCCAGATGAGAAGCTTCGGTGCCGAGATCCCACCTgcaaaaag gacaaTTGTGTTTTGGTGCCAAATTCAGGACAGGAAGATGCTGATTCAGATGGACACGGTGATGCCTGTGACCCAGATGCAGATGGAGATGGAATACTGAATGAGCAg GACAATTGCTGGTTGAAGCCAAATGTGAATCAGATAAACAGTGACAAGGACAGCCATGGTGATGCATGTGATAACTGCCTTACAATTGAGAATCCAGACCAGCGGGACACTGATTCAGACGGCCTTGGGGATGCATGTGATGATGACATGGATGGAGATG GTATTAAAAACTTCCTGGACAACTGTCAACGAGTGAAAAATCAGGACCAGAAGGACAGAGACCGAGACGGAGTGGGAGACGCTTGTGACAGCTGCCCTGATATTCCTAACCCCAACCAG TCAGACATTGATAATGATCTTGTCGGAGACTCTTGTGATACAAATCAAGACAG TGATGGTGACGGACATCAGGATTCAAAGGACAACTGTCCATTGGTGATAAACAGCTCCCAGTTGGACACCGATAAAGACGGACTCGGTGAcgagtgtgatgatgatgacgataacGATGGCATCCCTGATTTTCTTCCCCCAGGCCCTGATAATTGCCGCTTGGTGCCCAACCCTGACCAAACGGATGACAACA ATGACAATGTAGGAGACATATGTGAGTCAGATTTTGACCAAGATAAGGTGATTGACAGGATTGACAATTGTCCTGAGAATGCAGAGATCACACTGACAGACTTCAGGGCATATCAGACTGTTGTGCTGGACCCTGAAGGTGATGCCCAGATAGACCCCAACTGGGTGGTTCTCAACCAG GGAATGGAGATTGTGCAAACAATGAACAGTGACCCTGGCCTTGCTGTGG GTTACACTGCATTCAGTGGTGTTGACTTCGAGGGCACTTTCCATGTGAACACTGTGACTGACGACGACTATGCTGGCTTCATATTCGGCTATCAGGACTCATCTAGCTTCTATGTGGTGATGTGGAAGCAAACGGAGCAAACATACTGGCAGGCTACACCCTTCAGAGCTGTCGCCGAGCCTGGCATTCAACTAAAG GCAGTAAAGTCTAAGACTGGTCCTGGTGAACATTTAAGAAACTCGCTCTGGCATACTGGAGACACTAATGATCAGGTGCGTTTGCTCTGGAAAGATCCGCGTAATGTCGGCTGGAAGGACAAAGTGTCTTACCGCTGGTACCTACAACATCGTCCACAAGTGGGGTACATCAG aGTGCGCTTCTATGAAGGCACAAAGTTGGTAGCAGACTCTGGTGTGACAATCGACACAACGATGAGAGGAGGCAGGCTGGGTGTGTTCTGTTTCTCTCAGGAGAACATCATATGGTCCAACTTGAAGTACCGTTGCAATG ACACTATTCCAGAAGACTTCCAGGAGTTTAGCACACAGCCAATCTTGTATCCGCTATAA
- the LOC132860154 gene encoding radial spoke head protein 3 homolog has translation MASLPKTTRRSPNGSYTFPSRPHTDPHRRMYTDDPRMENELRPVYMNIVYDRHVVRENNTGQPDRVKLQWQPESTRGSAARKGRKPRFQTRSPGRPDKRKHAEIQTETYLEELIDHLDYVSVECQSDAFLDMPSTPLFIPAKTSKDVATQIEDGELFDIDLEIEPMMQVLVGKIMEQALLEVLKEEELAGLRAQEQAFQELCNAELVEVQRLEEQERRHREEKARRIEQQRLVLKKEQETREKIAARTFAQQFLADLLPLVYSKLRDDGYFYDPVQRDIETGYIPWLKEEVNKTLEKEQILRTVLDMIIEDVTNQKQAPSN, from the exons ATGGCTTCTTTGCCCAAGACTACAAGACGGTCTCCGAACGGAAGCTACACATTTCCCAGCCGTCCACACACCGATCCTCACCGTCGCATGTACACGGATGATCCGAGGATGGA AAACGAACTGCGACCCGTCTATATGAACATTGTGTATGATCGACATGTCGTCAGAGAAAATAAC ACAGGTCAGCCTGACCGAGTCAAGCTCCAGTGGCAGCCAGAATCAACACGAGGATCTGCAGCAAGAAAGGGCAGAAAACCTAGGTTTCAGACAAGAAGTCCAGGCAGACCCGATAAGAGGAAGCATGCAGAAATTCAGACTG AAACATACTTGGAGGAGCTGATTGATCACCTTGATTATGTAAGTGTGGAATGCCAGTCAGATGCATTTCTGGACATGCCATCAACACCTTTGTTTATTCCTGCCAAGACCAGCAAAGATGTAGCAACACAGATAGAAGATGGAGAG TTGTTTGACATTGATCTGGAGATTGAGCCAATGATGCAGGTGTTGGTAGGAAAGATCATGGAGCAGGCTTTGCTAGAAGTACTGAAGGAGGAAGAGCTGGCTGGATTGAGGGCTCAAGAGCAGGCTTTTCAGGAGTTGTGTAATGCTGAATTGGTGGAAGTTCAACGTCTGGAGGAGCAAGAGAGGCGACACAGAGAGGAGAAG GCTCGGAGGATTGAGCAGCAAAGGCTGGTCCTGAAGAAGGAACAAGAAACAAGAGAGAAAATCGCTGCGAGAACTTTCGCTCAGCAATTTCTTGCTGACCTGCTTCCCTTGGTCTATTCAAAACTGAGAGATGATGGATATTTCTATGACCCGGTGCAGAGAG ATATAGAAACTGGATACATTCCTTGGCTGAAGGAAGAAGTCAACAAAACTCTGGAAAAGGAACAAATTCTACGAACAGTGCTTGACA TGATCATCGAAgatgtgaccaatcagaaacagGCTCCCAGTAACtaa